The genomic window AAATTCCACTTTGGAAGCGAGAAAAAGCCACATAAGGCCCAGTAGCCAGAGGGCGATCGCCTGCGTGCATCACTTCCCAAGGCAGACGAGCTAACCTAGTGTCTTTTAGCCCCAAGCGTAAGCGTAGTACTTGTTGGTGGTTTTGGGCAATACCTTGGGCAGTAATCCAACTATCTCTGAGAGTGCCTTGAAATAGGGCGTTATAAAATTGTTGACCCAACGCCACCAAGTTAACAGAGTTTCTGGCGATATTGCTTTCCTGCCCACCAGAGGCAAATGGATCTCCTTGCAACACCGATTTCAACGGGTCATTCATCAAATGCCCAGCAGCCATCAACCAATCAGCTACAGGCCAAGTCACCAATTCTTCAGCCAATGGTACCCCAGGCGCGACTTGTTCCGTCCGCACCAAGTAGTCATTTTGCCCTACTGGGGTCACGGAAATATGAAATTCCTGGGTCACAGCTTCTCCTGTCCGCCTCCTAAATCTGGTTTGAAACGCGAAAGTTTCAAGTCGATTTTTCGCTCCCTCTGATAACTTAGATGCATCCTACCCCTGAATGTTTCTGATTCGGTGTTGTTTTGCTTTTTTTACCTTTACAACTTTATCCGGATCGGATTACTTGGGTCTAGAACACTTAATTGGTAGATGCACCTTGATCTTCAACTCCCCTAGATGGCTAACACCCACTGGGGGTTTTTTTCAATTTTGGCAAACTACAGCAACTTCTAACGCAGATATTCTCTCCCAGAAAATAGTGCTTAACCCTAGAATACTTGATTACTAGATGAATGTAGCTTGATTTTTAACTCATCTAATTTAGTTAATATTCACTAGAGTTTTTTTACACACAACAATAATCAACTTTCTAGTAAATTTATCCGGAGGATGGTGGTTAAACCTAGAACAATTAATTGGTAGATGCACCCTGATAACTAGCTCCCCTGGTTGGCTAACACCCACTGGGGGTTTTTTTATGAAGAAAGTAAGCAGCAATCATCTCTGACGCATCAATTTTTTAAGGGAGCGCACTGGTTATTTAATTGGTAGCTGTGACCTGATAACTAGCTCACCTGGTTGGCTAACACCTGTTGGGAGTTTTTTCTGGTGGCTAAACAGCAACAACTTTAACCTCTGCTAATTTATCTGGTAGCTACCCATTTACTTTAGAAAAGATTATTGGTAGATGCACCCTGATAACTAACTCCCCTGGTTGGCTAACACCCGTTGGGGGTTTTTTTCTAGTTACCGCAGCTACACCTGTCATAGACATCGCCATCAACCCTGATTTTTACCATTTTCTCAGGAAGATACTGCTGCCCCTAGAAAAGATTACTGGTAGATGCACCCTGATTACTCACTCCCCTAGTAGAATAACACCATCTGGGGGTTTTTATTTAAAAAATAACTAACCTTTGTACAAATTTATCCGGAGTATGGTGTTCAACCTGAGTACATTTAATTGGTAGATGCACCCTTATAACTAACTCCCCTGGTTGGCTAACGCCCACTGGGGGGTTTTTATTTAAAAAAATAACTGACCTTTGTACAGATTTATCCGGAGTATGGTGTTCAACCTGAGAACATTTAATTGGTAGATGCACCCTGATAACTAACTCCCCTGGTTGGCTAACGCCCACTAGGGGTTTTTTTGGCGTAGCGGCTTGTCGTTAGACATCGCCCTAGAATTTCCTACCGATGTAACAGAAATGCACTACTACTCTTGTTGTTACTGTTGGTAGACCTTGAGTATCCTCCTGTTGCCAGGATAGAGCATAAGCTGCTCACTCAATTCCTGAATCGCTTTCTTTTTATTGTGAGCTAGAGATGCCACACCAAAATGATTGCTATGATATTTAATCACATTCTTAATTTTTTTTCTATATTTTGGCGTTTAACTGTTTGTCTGCCAGCAATCACTGCTTTCAACTTCAGAATCAGAGCTTCATCGCCGACTATATTTGTATATTTCTCGTTCCCAGGTTCAGCCTGGGAATGCGGTACTGGATCTGCCTCCCAAAAAATTGCCTTCCCTATTAGAAGCAGGGAAGGAAGAAAAGATATTAAATCAGGATTTCAGCCTTAAATTGACACTAATGACCAGCTATATGGTAATATTTCATAGCATTATGCTAAAATAGCCTGCTTAAAATCAAAGAGTCGCCAACCCATGAGTTTAGCTGTAATTAAGTTCTCTTCAGAAGAGTGCGGCATTTGCCACAAAATGTCTTTTTATGACAAAAAGGTGGCTGAAGAACTGGGTTTAGAATTTATCGATGTGAAAATGCAGGATACGACTGCTTACCGCAAGTATCGCAAGATTTTATTAACTCAGTATCCTGATAAATCAGAAATGGGATGGCCTACTTACATCATCTGCAATTCTCCAGAAGGAGAATTTCTGATTGTGGGTGAGGTAAAAGGAGGTCATCCCAAAGGAGAGTTTAGAAGCCGTCTTCAAGAGGTTCTGAATTCCACAGCTAATCAGAACTAATTACCTCAAAAGATTTGACCTCCAAGACAGGTCCAATCATCGCAGTTGTCATGATATCTTCACGCACCTGTCCTTTAACTTTTGCTTTTTGTCCAGCTTTAAGTAAGTGTTTGTCTGCCCCTTTAAGGATTTCGTAAGTAACGCCCTCTTCTGTGACTAAGGCCCATGCGCCTGTGCCAATATCACGGCGTTCAATTGTACCTGTAAGTGTAGTGCTCATAAACGGTGCTGAGTGGGGGAATAGGAAATTAGGAGAGACGCGATTAATCGCGTCTGTACAGGAGTTAGGAAATTAGGAGAGACGCGATTAATCGCGTCTGTACAGGAGTTAGGAGACGCGATTAATCGCGTCTACAGGAGTTAGGAGTTATTAACAATTTTTCCTCTATTCTCCACTCCCCTTCTATGCGATTTTTTCTTCGTTTTTCAATGCTAAACGAGCAAGTCCATAACAGATTAGGGCATTGGTGATGAGGAAAAGGCGTGCTAAGTGACCACTTCCCAAACCCCAAACAGCTGGATCGAAAAACGCACTTACCGTCAAGCAGGCTGCGACACCTAAGGTTGAACCAATGGCAAACCATTTCCAACTAGGATGTCCCAGCAGCAATGCCATTAAGACAATGGGAATCAGTACGCTGGCAAACAGGGGATTGAACGCATTAGTTCCCTGGAGAGTATTGCCTAGTTCGGGAATTGAACTGCCCAAAACCCGGAAAGGCCACTGGGGAAGGTCAAAAATATAGATTCCCTTGAGGAAGAATAACCCAGAACTGCCGGCAATTAAGCCACTAGATAAAGACCAACTCCAAGCGAAGGGGAAGTAAACCCGTAAAAACCAAGCCAGTAAATAGGAACCAACTACCATTAAAATCTTGGGTAAGAGTGCGATCGCACCACCATCAATCCAAAAGCCGGGGTTAAGATAGCCGTTATCGCGTAACCACCGGAAGAAATCTGGGAAACTGATTTGCCCCGCAAAGGCTAGTTTGACTGCTGCTTCTGCATTGAGTTGTCCAGCGCCATAATAGTTCAAACCATCATCCTGGATAACTCGCGCCGACTGCTTGAGGACTTTTAAAACTTCATCTGGTTCTTTGATGCCAGCAGCTTTGATTAATGCCGCAACACCGGCAACGTGTGGCGAAGCCATGCTTGTACCCTGGAAGCCAAGAAATACTCCTTCGCCGTTTTCATCGATAGTTTCTTGGAGAATTTTACCAGCTTCACTGCCACCAGGAGCAGAGATATCTACCCCAGCACCAAAGTTAGAATAAGGTGCTTTTTCCCCATCTGGGCCAATTCCGGAAACGCCGATGACATAGGGATAGCGGGCTGGATAGCTTGCCCCATTGGTATTTTCATTCCCCGCTGCGGCAATGATAACTACACCTTTTCTATGGGCATACTCGATTGCTTCTTTCATCAACTTGCTTTCACCGCTACCACCCAAGCTCATATTAATTACATCTGCGCCTTTATCAGCAGCAAATTTAATTGCTTCGGCAATATCGGCAACAGTACCGCCACCAAATGAACTGAGTACCTTCAGCGGCATCAGACTGGCTTCATAGGCAATTCCAGCTACGCCATATTTGTTATTTGTAGCTTGGGCAATAGTTCCGGCAACATGAGTACCGTGGCCGTTATCGTCTTTGGCTTCTTCTCGGTCGTTAACAAAATCATAGCCTTTGACGAATTTTGTCTCATATAAGTCCCGCACCTTGGTAATCCCGGTGTCAATTACTGCAACTGTGATGCCACTGCCTTTGGTTTGACTCCATGCACCTTCAATGCCAATTTGGTGCAAGTTCCACTGCTTGCTGTAATATTGGTCATTGGGGCCAGTTAATGAGGGGCTTGTCTCTTCATCATCTTGGGGTCTCAAAAATTCTCCTAACCAAGCGGGTTTACCTGGTTGGGGAATCTTTCTGTAAATGTAATTTGGCTCAATAAATTCTGTAGCTTGGGCAAATTGAGATTTTTTCAGTTCTTGGAGTCGCTGGCGATCGCCTTTGACAATATACACATTATCTTTTTTGGAAAACTTGTTGTCTAATTGGGGTGTAACGTTGTATTGTTTGGCGATCGCTTGCAGATTCTGTTCCACCACAAGTGATGGAATATCTTCCCGAAAATCAAGCAAAATCGTCTCAAACTCTCCTTTAGTTGCCATTCCCTGGAAATTCAGGAAACCAAATATGGCAGATCCCAGCCCAATGACAAACAAGCACAATAATATAAGTTTTCTCATATTAACTCATCACCGCTTTTTGCCAGTTTGCTCACTACCATAACTTATCTCCATCCTTTATGGGTGGATTTTGCTCTTTTAGTTACAAGTTTCACTTCATTACTCAGGACTTTTTTAACCGATGGAACGTGGTCTTTTGTGGTTGCCCCTATTAGTAATGTTTTTCTGGTTGACATGGCAAGGCTCGAAAGAGTATCAAAAAGTTGAAGCCTATCGCACTTGGGCAGAGCAATTTGAACGGGCTAAGTACGATATTTATGCTGTATTAGGTCAAAAAGGCAACAATCTAACTTGGGGAAAACCCACGCCTAAAGGGCCTATTAAACTAGAAACATTCTCTTTGCTTGATGTCAAGCAAATTGACCTTTTAGTAGATGACAAATCAGTAGATGTGGAAAACATACCCAATAAAGGTCGTTCTATAGAGTTAGAATTTCTATTTTCCGAATCTACTAACTCAGTGCGCGTTCCATTTACAGAAATCCCTTTGGCGGCGGAATGGGGTAAGTTTTTACAGGGAGTATTACAAGACTTGCGATCGCAACAAAATCAGTAGTTATTTGGGAACTACAAAAAATAAATTATCGCAACTTCTTCCCTGTTTGCAATGGGATGTTTTTTATTTATTTGTGTCGCTAGTTGCAATGGTGTGACAATATCAAAGCTTAAGGAATATATCAACAACCAAAACAGCCCAGAATGAATATCAGTCATGGCTCGATATTCATTCTGGGCTGTAGACGGGTAACAGTCGTTCTCGTCTGGCATCCCCACACCCACTAGACAGGGTGTGGGGCTTCTACTGTTCTTGCTAAAAGGCTTCAAGGGAAATGAGCGTTTCCGGTGGAGCGATCGTCGATGAAGAACTTGTATTGTTTGGAGTGCCATGTGTGCGATCATGGGTGGTGGCAGTTTGAGTGGCTGTCACTGTCGTCATATCTGCGATATCGAGAGGTAAATCCGTCTCCCTAAGTGAATAAAAGTTGCAGTCACCTTGACAGGGATTAAAGTGGAGAGAAACCCCATAAAATGAATTTAGGTGCTCAATACCAAATCTTTTCTCTCTAGTTATTCCCCTACACACTTATACCCGCTGTGACGAGGTTTGGTCATTGGAAAACACAATTAACTTACAGTTATAAAAGTTGTAGAAGCCTGAGCTAAGAGCGTTGTCGCACTAACCCCATCCAACTTCGCCAACACTTGATTGTCAGAACTATCCACAATGAAAGCTTGACTTCCTTGTTTTTGTATCAACAATTGACCAAACTGGAGACCACCTGACAACGCAATCTTGTCTTTACCCAGTTCAAAGTCAGTAATGGAGTCCGTGCCCTCACCAGAAGCTAATACAAAGGTGTCATTATCATAGCCCCCAGTCAGCACATCATTGCCTTTACCACCATAAAGCCAGTCGTTGCCTGCACGCCCGTAGAGTTGGTCATCGCCAAGACCGCCGAACAGGGTATCGTTACCGTTATCGCCGTAAAGCAGGTCATTGCCACCATTGCCGTAAAGTCGGTCATTACCATTTTCTCCCCAGATTTGATCGTCTGGGTCACCTCCGGAAAGTTGGTCATTTCCTGAAGTACCCTTTATGGCAGCAGCAGGTCCAACTGTGCCCTTAATAGCAAAGTCAAAGGGGCTTTCGTCACTATCGTTGTTGTTTAAACTGAGGCTACCACCATAGCTACCGACTTTAATGGTGTTGAGTGCCACCGATATGGTGGTGGAAGCATTAACAGCCACGCTAGGTGCAAGAGTTCCCACCAAACTAAATCCGTCGGGAAGTTTGAGATTACTCAAGTTGAGTGCAGCTGTACCGATGTTCTTAATAGTAAAGGTTTTGGTCAGGGTGTTACCAGCAGTGGTGTAGCCAAAGTTAATGGCGCTGGTGTCGCCATCTGCAATCTTAAATATGCCATTGAAAACTTGAATTTCTGGAGCAGGAGCGGGTTTAATTGTGCCACTAATAGCAAAGTCAAAGGGGCTTTCGTTACTATCGTTGTTGTTTAAACTGAAGTTGCCACTATAGGTGCCGGGTGTAGTGCTATTGAGTGCCACCGATATGGTGGTAGAAGCATTAACAGCCACGCTAGCTGGAAGAGTTCCCACCAAACTAAATCCGTTGGGAAGATTGAGATTACTCAGGTTGAGTGTAGCTACACCGGTGTTCTTAATAGTAAAGGTTTTG from Nostoc sp. UHCC 0926 includes these protein-coding regions:
- a CDS encoding thioredoxin family protein; its protein translation is MSLAVIKFSSEECGICHKMSFYDKKVAEELGLEFIDVKMQDTTAYRKYRKILLTQYPDKSEMGWPTYIICNSPEGEFLIVGEVKGGHPKGEFRSRLQEVLNSTANQN
- a CDS encoding S8 family peptidase, whose translation is MRKLILLCLFVIGLGSAIFGFLNFQGMATKGEFETILLDFREDIPSLVVEQNLQAIAKQYNVTPQLDNKFSKKDNVYIVKGDRQRLQELKKSQFAQATEFIEPNYIYRKIPQPGKPAWLGEFLRPQDDEETSPSLTGPNDQYYSKQWNLHQIGIEGAWSQTKGSGITVAVIDTGITKVRDLYETKFVKGYDFVNDREEAKDDNGHGTHVAGTIAQATNNKYGVAGIAYEASLMPLKVLSSFGGGTVADIAEAIKFAADKGADVINMSLGGSGESKLMKEAIEYAHRKGVVIIAAAGNENTNGASYPARYPYVIGVSGIGPDGEKAPYSNFGAGVDISAPGGSEAGKILQETIDENGEGVFLGFQGTSMASPHVAGVAALIKAAGIKEPDEVLKVLKQSARVIQDDGLNYYGAGQLNAEAAVKLAFAGQISFPDFFRWLRDNGYLNPGFWIDGGAIALLPKILMVVGSYLLAWFLRVYFPFAWSWSLSSGLIAGSSGLFFLKGIYIFDLPQWPFRVLGSSIPELGNTLQGTNAFNPLFASVLIPIVLMALLLGHPSWKWFAIGSTLGVAACLTVSAFFDPAVWGLGSGHLARLFLITNALICYGLARLALKNEEKIA